A window of Halomonas sp. H10-9-1 contains these coding sequences:
- the tyrS gene encoding tyrosine--tRNA ligase gives MSDVASALALLKRGTQEILLEEELVKKLASGRKLRIKAGFDPTAPDLHLGHSVLLTKMRQFQDLGHEIVFLIGDFTGRIGDPSGKNVTRKPLTVEEVRANAQTYKEQVFKILDPEKTEVRFNSEWFTAMSAADMIELAGQSTVARMLERDDFEKRYRGGQSISIHEFLYPLVQGYDSVALKADVELGGTDQKFNLLMGREIQKHFGMQPQVVITMPLLEGLDGVQKMSKSLGNYVGVDEAPGAMFNKLVSMPDSLMWRYFELLSLKPNEEIEALKRDVEAGANPRDIKMVLARELIGRYHGEEAAANAHRSAGNQLAEGELPEDLPEIEVDCEGGAQAPIAAVLNRSGLTKNSAQAKDMLGNGRVKVDGEAVARDHMLDTGRSYVIQAGKKRYARVVLK, from the coding sequence ATGAGCGATGTGGCGAGCGCGCTGGCGCTGCTGAAGCGGGGAACCCAGGAGATCCTGCTGGAGGAGGAGCTGGTCAAGAAGCTGGCGTCCGGGCGCAAGCTGCGCATCAAGGCGGGCTTCGACCCCACCGCCCCCGACCTGCACCTGGGCCACAGCGTGCTGTTGACCAAGATGCGCCAGTTCCAGGACCTGGGGCATGAGATCGTCTTCCTGATCGGCGACTTCACCGGCCGTATCGGCGACCCCTCCGGCAAGAATGTCACTCGCAAGCCCCTCACCGTGGAGGAGGTCAGGGCCAACGCCCAGACCTACAAGGAGCAGGTGTTCAAGATCCTCGACCCCGAGAAGACCGAGGTACGCTTCAACTCCGAGTGGTTTACCGCCATGAGCGCCGCCGACATGATTGAGCTGGCCGGGCAGAGCACGGTGGCTCGCATGCTCGAGCGTGACGACTTCGAGAAGCGCTACAGGGGCGGGCAGTCGATCTCGATTCACGAGTTCCTCTATCCGCTGGTCCAGGGCTACGACTCCGTGGCCCTGAAGGCGGATGTCGAACTGGGTGGCACCGATCAGAAGTTCAACCTGCTGATGGGGCGCGAAATCCAGAAGCACTTCGGCATGCAGCCCCAGGTGGTGATCACCATGCCGCTGCTGGAGGGGCTCGACGGCGTGCAGAAGATGTCCAAGTCGCTGGGCAACTACGTGGGCGTCGACGAGGCGCCGGGGGCGATGTTCAACAAGCTGGTCTCGATGCCCGACAGCCTGATGTGGCGCTACTTCGAGCTGCTCTCCCTCAAGCCCAATGAAGAGATCGAGGCGCTCAAGCGCGACGTGGAGGCGGGCGCCAACCCGCGTGACATCAAGATGGTGCTGGCCCGTGAGCTGATCGGTCGCTACCACGGCGAGGAAGCCGCGGCCAATGCCCATCGCTCCGCCGGCAACCAGCTGGCCGAGGGCGAGCTCCCCGAGGATCTCCCGGAGATCGAGGTGGACTGCGAGGGCGGCGCCCAGGCACCGATCGCTGCCGTGCTCAACCGCTCCGGGCTGACCAAGAACAGTGCCCAGGCCAAGGATATGCTCGGCAACGGCCGGGTCAAGGTCGATGGCGAGGCGGTGGCGCGTGACCACATGCTGGATACCGGCCGGAGCTATGTGATCCAGGCGGGCAAGAAGCGCTACGCCCGGGTCGTGCTCAAGTAA
- a CDS encoding anhydro-N-acetylmuramic acid kinase, whose translation MPLYIGLMSGTSLDGIDAALVEIDDTPAGEHPRLLASHAEPMPATLRALLWELCHAQRASFADLAAAEEAFCRLQAQAVAALLAAAETPREAIAAIGSHGQTIEHAPYGHANGGHASGPAYTLQLDNPSRLAELTRIAVVADFRRRDLAAGGQAAPLAPAFHQALFRAPHEWRLVLNLGGFANLTLLPPHEEPLAPLGFDSGPANALLDAWHARHRGAAFDADGAWAASGRVDEALLARLLEEPFFHLPPPRSTGRELFHLDWLEKRLSGDERPEDVQATLAELTATSVALAVGMARERLAAPPPERLIPCGGGAHNRDLLGRLARRLPEARLADAAEWGWPADWLEAGAFAWLAQRRLAGLPGNLQSVTGAAGPRVLGGVYAA comes from the coding sequence ATGCCTCTTTATATCGGCCTTATGTCCGGCACCAGCCTGGACGGCATCGATGCCGCCCTGGTAGAGATCGATGACACGCCGGCCGGCGAGCATCCCCGCCTGCTTGCCAGCCACGCCGAGCCGATGCCGGCAACCCTGCGAGCGCTGCTCTGGGAGCTGTGCCACGCCCAGCGCGCCAGCTTCGCCGACCTGGCGGCGGCCGAGGAGGCCTTCTGTCGGCTCCAGGCCCAGGCCGTGGCCGCACTGTTGGCCGCCGCTGAAACACCGCGGGAGGCAATAGCGGCAATCGGCAGCCATGGCCAGACCATCGAGCACGCTCCCTATGGACATGCAAATGGGGGCCATGCCAGCGGGCCCGCCTACACCCTGCAGCTCGACAACCCCAGCCGGCTGGCCGAGCTCACCAGGATCGCCGTGGTGGCCGACTTCCGCCGCCGCGACCTGGCGGCCGGCGGCCAGGCCGCCCCTCTGGCGCCGGCCTTCCACCAGGCGCTGTTCCGGGCCCCCCACGAATGGCGGCTGGTGCTCAACCTCGGCGGCTTCGCCAACCTGACCCTGCTGCCGCCGCATGAGGAGCCGCTGGCGCCGCTGGGCTTCGACTCGGGACCGGCCAACGCCCTGCTGGACGCCTGGCATGCACGCCACCGCGGCGCTGCCTTCGATGCCGACGGCGCCTGGGCCGCCTCGGGGCGAGTCGATGAGGCACTGCTGGCCCGCCTGCTGGAGGAGCCCTTCTTCCATCTGCCGCCACCGCGCAGCACCGGTCGCGAGCTCTTCCATCTCGACTGGCTGGAGAAACGGCTGAGCGGCGATGAAAGGCCCGAGGACGTGCAGGCAACCCTGGCAGAGCTGACGGCGACGAGCGTCGCCCTGGCGGTGGGGATGGCGCGGGAACGGCTCGCGGCTCCTCCCCCCGAGCGCCTGATCCCCTGCGGCGGCGGCGCCCACAATCGCGACCTGCTGGGGCGGCTGGCCCGCCGCCTGCCCGAGGCACGCCTGGCCGATGCCGCCGAATGGGGGTGGCCCGCCGACTGGCTGGAGGCAGGCGCCTTTGCCTGGCTGGCCCAGCGAAGACTGGCCGGGCTCCCGGGCAACCTGCAAAGCGTCACCGGCGCCGCCGGCCCCCGGGTGCTGGGAGGGGTCTACGCCGCCTGA
- a CDS encoding PilT/PilU family type 4a pilus ATPase, with amino-acid sequence MTAQEWLNQLLDIMVQKDASDLLISVGAPPTIKMAGKLIPMGEQGLSVQQVNELVNATIPEMTMARFEAEHEANFALSLKNKGRFRVSAFQQRNQKAMVIRRIGFEIPHLEELSLPSTLGDLANNKRGLVFVVGGTGTGKSTTLASMIQQRNETLGGHIISVEDPIEYVHPHKKAIINQREVGIDTESFEVALKNTLRQAPDVILIGEVRTRETMEHALTFAETGHLCLATLHANNANQALDRIINFFPIERHAQVWLDLSLNLRAIVAQQLLPTLDGGRCPAIEIMLKSPLIGDLVRKGEVSEIKNVMSRSRDLGMQTFDQALYDLFSAGKISEEVALVHADSANDLRMMIKYGGGVESEGIGQAKEAASQLSLRRDDDF; translated from the coding sequence ATGACGGCTCAAGAGTGGCTCAACCAGCTGCTGGACATCATGGTGCAGAAGGACGCCTCGGATCTGTTGATCTCCGTGGGGGCGCCGCCGACCATCAAGATGGCCGGCAAGCTCATCCCCATGGGCGAGCAGGGGCTCAGCGTTCAGCAGGTCAACGAACTGGTCAACGCCACCATTCCGGAGATGACGATGGCGCGCTTCGAGGCCGAGCACGAGGCCAACTTCGCGCTTAGCCTCAAGAACAAGGGGCGCTTTCGTGTCAGCGCCTTCCAGCAGCGCAACCAGAAGGCCATGGTGATCCGGCGCATCGGCTTCGAGATTCCCCATCTGGAGGAGCTGTCGCTGCCCTCCACGCTCGGCGACCTGGCCAACAACAAGCGCGGCCTGGTGTTCGTGGTGGGCGGCACCGGCACCGGCAAGTCGACCACCCTGGCGTCGATGATCCAGCAGCGCAACGAGACCCTGGGGGGGCATATCATCAGCGTCGAGGACCCCATCGAGTACGTGCATCCGCACAAGAAGGCGATCATCAACCAGCGCGAGGTGGGTATCGACACCGAATCCTTCGAGGTGGCGCTGAAGAACACCCTGCGCCAGGCGCCGGACGTGATCCTGATCGGCGAGGTGCGTACTCGCGAGACCATGGAGCATGCGCTGACCTTCGCCGAGACTGGTCACCTCTGCCTGGCCACGCTGCACGCCAACAATGCCAACCAGGCGCTGGATCGTATCATCAACTTCTTTCCCATCGAACGGCATGCCCAGGTGTGGCTCGACCTGTCGCTCAACCTGCGCGCCATCGTCGCTCAGCAGCTGCTGCCCACCCTGGATGGCGGGCGCTGCCCGGCCATCGAGATCATGCTCAAGTCGCCGCTGATCGGGGATCTGGTGCGCAAGGGGGAGGTCTCGGAGATCAAGAACGTCATGTCCCGTTCGCGGGACCTCGGCATGCAGACCTTCGATCAGGCCCTCTATGACCTGTTCTCGGCGGGCAAGATCTCCGAGGAGGTGGCGCTGGTGCATGCCGACTCGGCCAACGACCTGCGCATGATGATCAAGTATGGCGGTGGGGTAGAGAGCGAAGGGATAGGCCAGGCCAAGGAAGCCGCCAGTCAGCTGTCGCTGAGGCGTGACGACGACTTCTGA
- a CDS encoding type IV pilus twitching motility protein PilT, producing the protein MDITELLAFSAKQKASDLHLSAGLPPMIRVDGDIRRLNVPAMEDREVRKLIYDIMADRQRRDYEEFFETDFSFEVPGISRFRVNVFNQARGAGAVFRTIPTEVLTLEDLGMGQTFRQLSMLPRGLVLVTGPTGSGKSTTLAAMIDYINDNRYEHILTIEDPVEFVHRSKRCLVNQREVHRDTHGFAPALRSALREDPDIILVGELRDLETIRLALTAAETGHLVFGTLHTTSAAKTIDRIIDVFPGDEKSMVRSMLSESLQAVISQTLLKRMGGGRVAAHEILVATAAVRNLIREDKVAQIYSAIQTGGNLGMQTLDAALAKLVADNVVARDEAQAKAKGMI; encoded by the coding sequence ATGGATATTACCGAACTGCTGGCGTTCTCGGCAAAGCAGAAGGCCTCGGATCTCCATCTCTCGGCGGGCCTGCCGCCAATGATCCGCGTGGATGGCGATATCCGTCGGCTCAATGTGCCGGCCATGGAGGATCGCGAGGTCCGTAAGCTGATCTACGACATCATGGCGGATCGTCAGCGCCGCGACTACGAGGAGTTCTTCGAGACCGACTTCTCCTTCGAGGTGCCGGGTATCTCGCGCTTCCGTGTCAACGTCTTCAACCAGGCCCGTGGCGCGGGGGCGGTGTTCCGGACCATCCCCACGGAGGTGCTGACTCTCGAGGACCTGGGGATGGGGCAGACATTCCGCCAACTTTCCATGCTGCCACGTGGGCTGGTGCTGGTCACCGGCCCTACCGGCTCGGGCAAGAGCACTACCCTGGCGGCGATGATCGATTACATCAACGACAACCGCTACGAGCATATCCTGACCATCGAGGATCCGGTGGAGTTCGTTCACCGCAGCAAGCGCTGCCTGGTCAACCAGCGCGAGGTACACCGCGATACCCATGGCTTCGCCCCGGCGCTGCGCAGTGCCCTACGCGAGGACCCGGATATCATCCTGGTCGGTGAGCTGCGTGACCTGGAGACCATCCGCCTGGCGCTCACCGCGGCCGAGACCGGCCACCTGGTGTTCGGCACCCTGCACACCACCTCCGCCGCCAAGACCATCGATCGGATCATCGACGTCTTCCCCGGCGATGAGAAGTCCATGGTGCGCTCGATGCTCTCGGAGTCGCTGCAGGCGGTGATCTCCCAGACCCTGCTCAAGCGCATGGGCGGTGGTCGGGTGGCGGCCCACGAGATCCTCGTCGCCACGGCGGCGGTGCGTAACCTGATTCGCGAGGACAAGGTCGCTCAGATCTACTCGGCCATTCAGACCGGCGGTAATCTGGGCATGCAGACCCTCGATGCCGCCCTGGCCAAGCTGGTGGCGGACAACGTGGTGGCACGTGACGAGGCCCAGGCCAAGGCCAAGGGCATGATCTGA
- a CDS encoding YggS family pyridoxal phosphate-dependent enzyme, translating into MTEPVISESLAAARQRLADALQQAGRPAADARLLAVSKTKPAAMIREAWHLGQRDFGENYVQEALDKQAALADLEGIVWHFIGPLQSNKTRDAAEHFAWVHSVDRVKIAQRLNDQRPEALPPLEVCLQVNISGEASKSGASLDRLPALAAAVLEMPRLRLRGLMAIPAPAEGLDAQRAPLARLRQALEGLRERFPEAPLDTLSMGMSDDLEAAVLEGATLVRLGTAIFGARQRHA; encoded by the coding sequence ATGACGGAGCCGGTGATCTCCGAATCCCTTGCCGCTGCCCGACAGCGCCTGGCCGATGCCCTGCAACAGGCTGGCCGCCCGGCGGCCGATGCGCGCCTGCTGGCGGTGAGCAAGACCAAGCCCGCAGCGATGATCCGCGAGGCATGGCACCTGGGCCAGCGTGACTTCGGCGAGAACTACGTCCAGGAGGCGCTGGACAAGCAAGCGGCACTGGCCGATCTCGAGGGTATCGTGTGGCATTTCATCGGCCCGCTGCAATCCAACAAGACCCGTGACGCCGCCGAGCACTTCGCCTGGGTACACAGCGTAGACCGCGTGAAGATTGCCCAGCGCCTCAACGATCAACGCCCCGAGGCGCTGCCCCCCCTGGAGGTCTGCCTGCAGGTCAATATCAGCGGGGAGGCATCGAAGTCGGGAGCGAGCCTCGACAGGCTGCCGGCCCTGGCCGCGGCGGTACTGGAGATGCCGCGCCTGCGCTTGCGTGGACTGATGGCGATCCCCGCCCCGGCCGAGGGGCTGGACGCCCAGCGCGCGCCTCTCGCCCGGCTGCGCCAGGCCCTCGAGGGGCTTCGCGAGCGCTTCCCCGAAGCGCCGCTGGACACCCTCTCCATGGGCATGAGCGACGACCTGGAGGCCGCCGTGCTGGAGGGTGCCACCCTGGTACGCCTGGGCACCGCCATCTTCGGGGCAAGACAGCGACACGCGTGA
- the proC gene encoding pyrroline-5-carboxylate reductase, with amino-acid sequence MANRVTFIGAGNMAGAIIGGMIDSGFAADAITATSPDDGMLAPLRERLGIHTSTDNAAAVADADVVVLAVKPQIMHQVCEDMRDAVQAHRPLIVSVAAGLSAETLERWLGGELALVRCMPNTPALVGAGAAGLHANTRVSEAQRRLASELMEAVGLVEWVDDEALLDAVTAVSGSAPAYFFLMLEAMEEAGASLGLPADTARRLAMQTAFGAAKMAMASDKPPAELKRNVMSPGGTTERAIAHLEQAGLRTTLAEAMEACAARAREMADELGKN; translated from the coding sequence ATGGCAAACCGAGTCACCTTCATCGGCGCCGGCAACATGGCCGGCGCCATCATCGGCGGCATGATCGACAGCGGTTTCGCCGCCGATGCCATCACCGCCACCTCCCCCGATGACGGCATGCTGGCCCCGCTGCGCGAGCGGCTGGGCATCCATACCAGCACCGACAATGCGGCGGCGGTGGCCGACGCCGACGTGGTGGTACTGGCGGTCAAGCCGCAGATCATGCACCAGGTGTGCGAGGACATGCGCGACGCCGTGCAGGCGCACCGGCCGCTGATCGTCTCGGTGGCCGCCGGCCTGTCCGCCGAGACCCTCGAGCGCTGGCTGGGCGGCGAGCTGGCGCTGGTGCGCTGCATGCCCAACACCCCCGCCCTGGTCGGCGCCGGGGCCGCCGGCCTCCATGCCAATACCCGGGTCAGCGAGGCGCAGCGCCGCCTGGCCAGCGAGCTGATGGAGGCCGTGGGACTGGTCGAGTGGGTCGACGACGAGGCCCTGCTCGATGCGGTCACCGCCGTCTCCGGCAGCGCCCCGGCCTATTTCTTCCTGATGCTCGAGGCCATGGAGGAGGCCGGCGCCAGCCTGGGGCTACCCGCCGATACCGCGCGTCGCCTGGCCATGCAGACCGCCTTCGGGGCGGCGAAGATGGCCATGGCCAGCGACAAGCCGCCGGCAGAACTCAAGCGCAACGTGATGTCGCCCGGCGGCACCACCGAACGCGCCATCGCGCATCTCGAGCAGGCCGGACTGCGCACCACCCTGGCCGAGGCCATGGAGGCTTGTGCGGCGCGTGCTCGTGAGATGGCCGACGAACTGGGCAAGAACTGA
- a CDS encoding YggT family protein translates to MGSQLGSAGLMLVNTLINIYIFLLMLRFLLQASRADYFNPISQSVVRVTQPAVRPFQSFLGPVMGRFDLATLATGLVIKAVSIVLILQVAGFGMPSITGVAIAAVAALANAILKIYFFALIVMIILSWVAPNASHPGALLVMQLLEPIMAPVRKVIPPLGMIDLSPIFVFIAISLIDGIVVASLTRAAGVAGALVGL, encoded by the coding sequence ATGGGCAGCCAACTGGGCAGCGCCGGCCTGATGCTGGTCAACACCCTGATCAATATCTATATCTTCCTGCTGATGCTGCGCTTCCTGCTGCAGGCATCCCGGGCCGACTACTTCAACCCCATCAGCCAGTCGGTGGTCAGGGTCACCCAGCCCGCGGTGCGCCCCTTCCAGAGCTTCCTGGGGCCGGTGATGGGCCGCTTCGACCTGGCCACCCTGGCCACCGGCCTGGTGATCAAGGCAGTCAGCATCGTACTCATCCTGCAGGTCGCCGGTTTCGGCATGCCCTCCATCACGGGCGTCGCCATCGCTGCCGTGGCGGCGCTGGCCAACGCCATTCTCAAGATCTACTTCTTCGCCCTGATCGTGATGATCATCCTCAGTTGGGTGGCCCCCAACGCCAGCCACCCGGGGGCGCTGCTGGTCATGCAGCTGCTGGAGCCGATCATGGCTCCGGTGCGCAAGGTGATCCCGCCGCTGGGCATGATCGACCTGTCGCCGATCTTCGTCTTCATCGCCATCAGCCTGATCGATGGTATCGTGGTGGCCTCGCTGACCCGCGCCGCCGGGGTCGCCGGGGCCCTGGTCGGGCTCTGA